A genome region from Vicinamibacteria bacterium includes the following:
- a CDS encoding ABC transporter ATP-binding protein, giving the protein MAEESPALIHLEGVTKIFYTDEVETHALAGIHLDINKGEYVSINGPSGCGKSTLLSILGLLDTPTEGTYILNGQSVANLNLSQRARIRNREVGFIFQAFNLIGDLNVYENVELPLTYRGMPSAERKKRVNDALERVGMAHRMKHFPSQLSGGQQQRVAVARAVVGEPSILLADEPTGNLDSTNGEAVMDLLRELHQGGATICMVTHDPRYAQYAERTVSLFDGRIVEEKVEVA; this is encoded by the coding sequence ATGGCAGAAGAGTCCCCGGCCCTCATTCATCTCGAAGGAGTGACGAAGATCTTCTACACCGACGAGGTCGAGACGCACGCGCTCGCGGGCATCCACCTCGACATCAACAAGGGAGAATACGTCTCGATCAACGGGCCTTCGGGCTGCGGAAAGTCGACCTTGCTCTCCATTCTCGGGCTCTTGGACACACCGACCGAAGGCACGTACATCTTGAACGGCCAGTCGGTGGCGAATCTGAACCTCTCGCAGCGGGCTCGGATCCGGAACCGTGAAGTCGGCTTCATCTTCCAGGCGTTCAATCTCATCGGCGACCTCAACGTATACGAGAACGTCGAGCTGCCTCTCACTTACCGCGGGATGCCGTCGGCGGAGCGGAAGAAGCGGGTGAATGATGCGCTCGAAAGAGTCGGCATGGCGCATCGAATGAAACATTTCCCTTCGCAGCTCTCGGGTGGTCAGCAGCAGCGTGTCGCCGTGGCACGGGCGGTGGTGGGCGAGCCTTCGATCCTCCTCGCCGACGAGCCAACGGGTAACCTCGACTCGACCAATGGTGAAGCGGTCATGGATCTCCTTCGCGAGCTCCATCAGGGCGGTGCGACCATCTGCATGGTGACCCACGATCCGCGCTACGCGCAGTACGCCGAACGGACGGTGTCGCTGTTCGACGGGCGGATCGTCGAAGAAAAAGTGGAAGTCGCCTGA
- a CDS encoding ABC transporter permease, giving the protein MIGTLLQDIRFSVRGLLKKPAFTLVAVLSLALGIGANTTIFTLVNTILLNPLPVEDPSSLYAVFTQDEANAAAGLTQVSFPNYEDLRDQNEAFEALAAYGFPIPTAMLVGEEPEQVFTEIVSGNYFRVLSIEPTIGRFILPEEDRVEGASPVAVLSYGLWTRRFGQDPSVIHRTITINGVSYDVVGVAPEGFKGVNALFSPDVWVPMMMYREVLPAQFHEWFEDRRALLLNVFGRLPSGATPEEAQAHLKTIAASLEAEYPEPNKGRTIEIRPLTEATIFPGFRGMLVGGGVVLMSVVGLVLLIACFNVANLLLSQASSRRKEIAVRLSLGAGRSRLMRQLLSESLILGLMGGALGLLVAFWGKDLIWSTRPPFLAQNVVELALDGRVLLFTLGVSLLTGVLFGLIPAIQGSRAPVVDALKEETRTAGRARGRFSLRNGLVVAQVALSIISLVVAGLFLRSLETAHRLDPGFETEKLAVMTVNLGQAGYDPPQGRAFYDAILTRLRAEPGLSSAAWATNLPLFGGFQRSVFLEGQPEDESGILVLTNQVDDGFFATSGTPLLRGRDFTPVDREDSPPVAIVNEQMARDFWPDSEPIGKRFRFYGDDFFHEVVGIVATAKYVTLGEDPQSAVYLPRRQSYADSMVLYLRTEGDPSAALALARERFREADRRVPVTNSWTISEVIDQSLWAPKLGAILFACMGALALALASIGLYGVMAYHVSQRNQEIGLRMALGAAQKDVLGMVMKQAMALVGLGCVIGLVLALSASSLVSTLLFGSARDPLTFAGVPLVLATVAFVASLLPAIRASRVDPLVALRHQ; this is encoded by the coding sequence TTGATCGGGACTCTCCTTCAAGACATTCGCTTCAGCGTGCGCGGGCTTCTGAAGAAGCCCGCGTTCACTTTGGTGGCGGTCCTTTCGCTCGCGCTGGGGATCGGCGCGAACACGACCATCTTCACACTGGTCAATACGATCCTCTTGAACCCTCTTCCGGTCGAGGACCCCTCGTCGCTCTATGCCGTCTTCACCCAGGACGAGGCCAACGCCGCCGCCGGTCTCACCCAGGTATCGTTCCCGAACTACGAGGACTTGCGCGACCAGAACGAAGCTTTCGAAGCTCTCGCCGCCTATGGCTTCCCGATTCCCACGGCGATGCTCGTGGGCGAGGAGCCCGAGCAGGTTTTCACGGAGATCGTCAGCGGGAACTATTTCCGGGTCCTGAGCATCGAGCCGACGATCGGCCGCTTCATCCTGCCCGAGGAGGATCGCGTCGAGGGGGCGAGCCCCGTGGCGGTCCTGAGCTATGGCCTCTGGACCAGACGTTTCGGGCAGGACCCCTCGGTGATTCACCGTACCATTACCATCAACGGCGTGAGTTATGACGTCGTGGGGGTGGCGCCCGAGGGCTTCAAGGGGGTGAACGCGTTGTTCAGCCCGGACGTGTGGGTCCCGATGATGATGTACCGGGAGGTGCTGCCCGCACAGTTCCACGAATGGTTCGAGGACCGGCGAGCTCTGTTACTGAATGTCTTCGGACGCCTCCCCTCCGGGGCGACGCCCGAGGAGGCTCAAGCGCACTTGAAGACGATCGCGGCATCGCTCGAAGCCGAATATCCCGAGCCCAACAAAGGGCGAACGATCGAGATTAGACCTTTGACCGAAGCGACGATCTTCCCCGGGTTTCGCGGCATGCTGGTCGGAGGCGGCGTCGTCTTGATGAGCGTCGTGGGACTGGTGCTTCTAATCGCTTGTTTCAACGTCGCCAATCTCCTGCTGTCTCAAGCCTCGAGCCGGCGAAAGGAGATCGCCGTCCGCCTTTCGCTGGGGGCCGGCCGATCGCGGCTCATGCGACAGCTCTTGTCGGAGAGCCTCATTCTCGGCCTGATGGGAGGTGCGCTCGGGCTCCTCGTCGCCTTCTGGGGGAAGGACTTGATCTGGTCCACCCGCCCGCCTTTTCTCGCACAGAACGTGGTCGAGCTGGCGCTCGACGGACGGGTCCTGTTGTTCACGCTCGGCGTTTCTCTCCTGACCGGCGTGCTCTTCGGTCTCATCCCCGCGATCCAGGGGTCGAGGGCACCCGTGGTCGACGCATTGAAAGAGGAGACGCGTACCGCGGGCCGCGCGCGTGGCCGATTCAGCCTTCGCAACGGCCTCGTCGTCGCGCAAGTCGCCCTGTCCATCATCTCGCTCGTCGTGGCCGGGCTGTTTTTGCGGAGCCTGGAGACGGCGCATCGGCTCGATCCCGGCTTCGAGACGGAGAAGCTGGCGGTGATGACGGTGAACCTGGGACAAGCGGGGTACGATCCACCTCAGGGTCGCGCATTCTACGACGCCATCCTCACCCGGCTTCGAGCCGAGCCTGGGCTTTCATCGGCCGCCTGGGCGACCAATCTGCCGCTTTTCGGAGGATTCCAGCGGAGCGTGTTTCTCGAAGGGCAGCCCGAGGACGAGAGTGGGATCCTGGTGCTCACCAATCAGGTGGATGACGGTTTCTTCGCAACGTCGGGGACGCCCCTTCTCCGAGGCCGAGACTTCACGCCCGTGGACCGGGAAGACTCGCCTCCGGTCGCCATCGTCAACGAGCAGATGGCTCGAGACTTCTGGCCCGATTCGGAGCCCATCGGAAAACGATTTCGCTTCTACGGCGATGACTTCTTTCACGAAGTCGTCGGCATCGTGGCTACCGCAAAGTACGTGACCCTCGGCGAGGACCCGCAATCGGCGGTGTATCTCCCCCGGCGCCAAAGCTACGCGGACTCGATGGTCCTTTATTTGCGCACCGAGGGCGATCCGTCCGCTGCCCTCGCTTTGGCGCGCGAGCGGTTCCGGGAGGCGGATCGCCGCGTTCCGGTGACGAACAGCTGGACCATTTCCGAAGTGATCGACCAGTCGCTCTGGGCACCGAAGCTCGGGGCCATCCTGTTTGCCTGCATGGGTGCTCTCGCTCTCGCCCTCGCCTCCATCGGGCTCTACGGGGTGATGGCCTATCACGTCAGCCAGCGCAATCAGGAGATCGGACTACGCATGGCGCTCGGCGCCGCTCAGAAAGACGTCCTGGGCATGGTGATGAAGCAGGCGATGGCGCTCGTCGGGCTGGGGTGCGTCATCGGACTGGTTCTCGCGCTCAGCGCCTCCAGCTTGGTGTCGACGCTTCTGTTCGGGAGCGCGCGAGACCCGCTCACGTTCGCGGGCGTTCCGCTCGTTCTGGCAACGGTCGCTTTCGTGGCGAGCCTGCTTCCGGCGATTCGCGCGAGCCGCGTCGACCCACTGGTCGCCCTTCGGCACCAGTAG
- a CDS encoding DinB family protein — MLSSPSGQVGEALIREARHHLLEVSWPRLQKAVATLDPGHLWRRANENTNSVGNLLLHLTGNLRQWVVSGLGGAKDERIRSREFSERGPLPGSVVMARLEKTLHEAAAVLDGLDPEHLLVKWRIQGEDVTGLQALVHVVEHFSYHVGQIAHIVKSSENVDLGYYEGRDLDQRNA; from the coding sequence GTGTTGTCGAGTCCGTCGGGACAGGTCGGTGAAGCGCTCATCCGCGAAGCCAGGCACCACCTCCTCGAAGTCTCGTGGCCTCGTCTGCAGAAGGCGGTCGCGACGCTCGACCCGGGGCACCTCTGGCGCCGTGCCAACGAGAACACCAACAGCGTCGGGAATCTCCTGCTTCACTTGACGGGCAACCTTCGGCAGTGGGTCGTGTCGGGTCTCGGCGGCGCCAAAGATGAACGCATCCGCTCTCGCGAGTTCTCCGAGCGAGGCCCTCTTCCCGGCTCGGTGGTGATGGCGCGCCTGGAGAAGACCCTCCACGAGGCTGCCGCCGTTCTCGACGGACTCGATCCAGAGCACCTCCTGGTCAAGTGGCGAATCCAGGGCGAGGACGTGACGGGCTTACAGGCCCTGGTGCATGTCGTGGAGCACTTCTCGTATCACGTCGGCCAAATCGCACACATCGTAAAGTCTTCCGAGAACGTCGACCTGGGCTACTACGAGGGCCGCGATCTCGACCAGCGAAACGCCTGA
- a CDS encoding efflux RND transporter periplasmic adaptor subunit, whose product MDIKREGVVRKKRIRAAIITGVVLAGIAAISFGLSRLEPAAPSVNRATVWTDVVERGEMIRQVRGPGTLVVVPEAIRWVAARTRGRVDRRVLLPGTEVKTDTVILELSNPELEQELRDAEFQLRAQEAELADLRVRLESQLLNQRAGAATVASEYNQARLQAEADERLFAEKLIGELIQKRSRVRADELETRNELEQQRLQIASASVEAQLAAKRATVEQFRALYELRRSQREALTVRAGIEGVLQELAVEVGQEVTPGANLARVAQPDKLKAQLRIAETQARDIEVDQKAIIDTRNGLIEGRVMRIDPAVREGTVTVDVQLVGELPKGARPDLSVDGTIELERLADVLYVGRPAYGQAESTIGLFKLLDDGETAVRTQVRLGRSSVNTIEVIGGLTEGDEVILSDTSAWDAYDRIRLN is encoded by the coding sequence TTGGACATAAAACGGGAAGGTGTCGTCAGAAAGAAGCGAATCCGGGCGGCCATCATCACCGGCGTAGTTCTCGCTGGGATCGCCGCGATCAGCTTCGGACTGTCGCGCCTCGAGCCCGCTGCCCCCAGTGTCAACCGCGCAACGGTTTGGACGGACGTCGTGGAGCGAGGCGAGATGATTCGCCAGGTACGCGGTCCGGGAACGCTCGTCGTGGTGCCCGAGGCGATACGGTGGGTCGCCGCGAGGACGCGGGGACGGGTGGACCGCAGGGTGCTCCTCCCGGGCACCGAGGTCAAGACGGACACGGTGATTCTCGAGCTCAGTAACCCCGAGCTCGAGCAGGAGCTCCGCGACGCCGAGTTTCAGCTTCGGGCGCAGGAAGCGGAGCTCGCCGACCTCAGGGTTCGGCTCGAGAGTCAGCTGCTGAACCAGCGCGCTGGGGCCGCTACCGTCGCCTCGGAGTACAACCAGGCCCGGCTCCAGGCCGAGGCCGACGAAAGGCTCTTTGCCGAGAAACTCATCGGCGAGCTCATTCAGAAGCGTTCACGGGTCAGGGCGGACGAGCTCGAGACTCGCAACGAGCTCGAACAGCAGCGACTTCAAATCGCCAGCGCTTCCGTGGAGGCTCAGCTCGCCGCCAAACGGGCGACCGTGGAGCAGTTTCGCGCTCTCTACGAGCTCCGGCGAAGCCAGAGAGAAGCCCTGACGGTGCGCGCGGGCATCGAGGGCGTCCTGCAGGAGCTTGCCGTCGAGGTGGGCCAGGAGGTCACTCCGGGCGCCAACCTCGCGCGCGTGGCCCAGCCCGACAAGCTCAAGGCGCAGCTTCGTATCGCCGAGACCCAGGCCCGGGACATCGAGGTCGACCAGAAAGCGATCATCGACACCCGGAATGGGCTCATCGAGGGCCGGGTCATGCGGATCGATCCCGCCGTTCGAGAGGGCACGGTCACCGTCGACGTCCAGCTCGTCGGCGAGCTTCCGAAGGGAGCTCGTCCGGATTTGAGCGTCGATGGAACCATCGAGCTCGAACGCCTGGCGGACGTTTTGTACGTGGGCCGTCCCGCCTACGGCCAGGCAGAGAGCACCATCGGCCTCTTCAAGCTGCTCGACGACGGAGAGACCGCGGTCCGCACCCAAGTTCGACTGGGAAGAAGCTCGGTAAACACCATCGAGGTCATCGGCGGATTGACTGAAGGAGACGAAGTCATCTTGTCCGACACCTCGGCATGGGACGCCTACGATCGGATTCGATTGAACTAA